The following are from one region of the Pseudostreptobacillus hongkongensis genome:
- a CDS encoding trimeric intracellular cation channel family protein has protein sequence MDFETFLYIANFFGVVSFAASGVFKGIKHNYDIFGISILAIATAVGGGITRDVMLNNIPNAIVNPHDIYLSIITTLIIYLPYFLFRNKFKNLLTRQELVNKIKLLVLIFDAVGLSIFIYLGANIAINNNLNTLGIIMMATVTAVGGGVIRDIMSNESPIILKEDIYAVLCVIGGFLYKYMIIDLSIDKIRTTIILFSLVLIIRLIVIFKKLNLPK, from the coding sequence ATGGATTTTGAAACATTTTTATACATTGCGAATTTTTTTGGAGTTGTTTCCTTTGCTGCATCAGGTGTATTTAAAGGAATTAAACATAATTATGACATATTTGGTATTAGTATATTAGCCATAGCAACAGCTGTTGGTGGTGGTATTACTAGGGACGTCATGTTAAATAATATACCTAATGCAATAGTAAATCCTCATGATATATATCTTTCAATAATTACAACCTTAATTATATATTTACCATATTTTCTGTTTAGAAATAAATTTAAAAATTTATTAACAAGGCAAGAATTAGTAAATAAAATTAAATTATTAGTATTAATTTTTGATGCTGTAGGACTTTCTATATTTATATATTTAGGTGCAAATATTGCAATTAATAATAATTTGAATACTTTAGGTATAATAATGATGGCAACTGTAACTGCTGTTGGGGGAGGAGTTATAAGAGATATAATGTCAAATGAATCTCCTATAATATTAAAAGAAGATATATATGCTGTTTTATGTGTAATAGGAGGCTTCTTATACAAATATATGATAATAGATTTATCTATAGATAAAATAAGAACAACGATTATATTATTCAGTTTAGTTTTGATAATACGGCTTATTGTTATTTTCAAAAAATTAAATTTACCTAAATAA
- a CDS encoding 3'-5' exonuclease encodes MDKKIIFFDVETNGTNATDSVLSISAMKVVYNTENNEMKKLGEFDRFYFRNEGEPVNEGAIKVNGLTDEEIEKRRKLSDVEYALTFKEDINNFYEFCDGAEHFIAHNIRFDRQFIPFILRYQFDTMLENTDIVKVPGPYGYKWPKLSECAQYYNVKLEEDQLHNSMYDVIIMARVMFRMLSLDVSKERVERFLKNNISTIMR; translated from the coding sequence ATGGATAAAAAAATAATTTTTTTTGATGTTGAAACAAATGGTACAAATGCTACTGATTCAGTTTTATCAATTTCAGCAATGAAAGTAGTATATAATACAGAAAATAACGAAATGAAAAAATTAGGTGAATTTGATAGGTTCTATTTTAGAAATGAAGGAGAACCTGTAAATGAAGGTGCTATAAAAGTTAATGGTTTAACTGATGAAGAAATAGAAAAAAGAAGAAAATTATCAGATGTTGAATATGCTTTAACTTTTAAAGAAGATATAAATAATTTTTATGAATTTTGTGATGGGGCTGAACATTTCATTGCACATAATATTAGATTTGATAGACAATTTATACCTTTTATACTAAGATATCAATTTGATACTATGCTTGAAAATACTGATATAGTTAAAGTTCCTGGACCTTATGGATACAAATGGCCTAAATTATCTGAATGTGCCCAGTACTATAACGTAAAATTAGAAGAAGATCAATTACATAATAGTATGTATGATGTAATAATCATGGCTAGAGTAATGTTTAGAATGCTTAGTTTAGATGTATCTAAAGAGCGTGTTGAAAGATTTTTAAAAAATAATATATCAACAATTATGAGGTAA
- the lepA gene encoding translation elongation factor 4, whose product MLDKKFKRNFSIIAHIDHGKSTIADRLLEMTGTVSQREMKEQLLDSMDLEREKGITIKAQAVTLNYKSKDGNEYELNLIDTPGHVDFIYEVSRSLAACDGALLVVDAAQGIEAQTLANVYLALENDLEILPVINKIDLPSADPDRVMIEIEDVIGLPTDNSVLVSGKTGLGIDNLLESIVENIPEPKGDENAPLKALIFDSHYDDFRGVITYIRIIDGSIKKDDKIKIMSTNKEFDVLELGVFSPKMKEKEELNAGSVGYIITGIKSIKDTQVGDTITNSKNPTEYPLSGYRPALSMVFAGIYPISTDDYEDLREALEKLQLNDASLTYTPETSLALGFGFRCGFLGLLHMEIIIERLRREFNIDLISTAPSVEYHVTVEGSNQMMVIDNPAEFPEGRKHIEEPYIKGTIIVPKDYVGNVMELCQEKRGNFVNMNFVDENRSMIVYDLPLAEIVIDFYDKLKSRTKGYASFEYEMIGFRESNLVKIDILVSGQAVDAFSFIAHSDNAYYRGRSIVEKLKEVIPRQQFEIPIQAALGTKVIARETVKALRKNVLAKCYGGDITRKKKLLEKQKEGKKRMKAIGNVEIPQEAFLSVLKLND is encoded by the coding sequence ATGTTAGATAAAAAATTTAAAAGAAATTTCTCAATTATAGCTCATATAGATCATGGGAAATCTACGATAGCTGATAGACTTCTTGAAATGACTGGAACTGTAAGTCAAAGAGAAATGAAAGAGCAACTCTTAGATAGTATGGATCTTGAAAGAGAAAAGGGAATAACTATAAAAGCACAAGCTGTAACTTTAAATTATAAATCAAAAGATGGAAACGAATATGAATTAAATTTAATTGATACACCAGGTCACGTAGATTTTATTTATGAAGTATCTAGATCACTTGCTGCTTGTGATGGTGCATTACTTGTTGTAGATGCAGCACAAGGAATAGAAGCTCAAACTTTAGCAAATGTTTATCTTGCTTTAGAAAATGATTTAGAAATATTACCTGTAATCAATAAAATAGATCTACCTTCAGCTGATCCTGATAGAGTTATGATAGAAATAGAAGATGTAATAGGTCTGCCTACAGATAATTCAGTACTCGTTTCAGGAAAAACTGGTCTAGGTATTGATAATTTATTAGAAAGTATAGTTGAAAATATACCAGAACCTAAAGGTGATGAAAATGCGCCTCTTAAAGCTTTAATATTTGATTCACATTATGATGATTTTAGAGGAGTAATTACATATATTAGAATAATAGATGGAAGTATTAAAAAAGATGATAAAATTAAAATAATGTCAACTAATAAGGAGTTTGATGTTCTTGAGTTAGGAGTATTTTCACCTAAAATGAAAGAAAAAGAAGAATTAAATGCAGGATCTGTTGGATATATTATAACAGGTATAAAATCAATTAAAGATACTCAGGTTGGAGATACTATAACAAATAGTAAAAATCCTACAGAATATCCTTTATCAGGTTATAGACCAGCATTAAGTATGGTATTTGCTGGTATTTATCCAATATCAACAGATGATTATGAAGATTTAAGAGAAGCATTAGAAAAATTACAATTAAATGATGCATCACTTACATACACTCCTGAAACATCTCTTGCACTTGGATTTGGATTTAGATGTGGTTTCTTAGGATTATTACATATGGAAATAATAATAGAAAGATTAAGACGTGAATTTAATATAGATTTAATCTCAACAGCACCTTCAGTTGAATATCATGTAACAGTTGAAGGAAGTAATCAAATGATGGTTATTGACAATCCTGCAGAATTTCCAGAAGGTAGAAAACATATAGAAGAACCATATATAAAAGGTACTATAATAGTACCTAAAGATTATGTTGGAAATGTAATGGAACTATGTCAAGAAAAGCGTGGTAATTTTGTTAATATGAACTTTGTAGATGAAAATAGATCAATGATAGTTTATGATTTACCTCTTGCAGAAATTGTTATAGATTTTTATGATAAATTGAAATCAAGAACTAAAGGATATGCATCATTTGAGTATGAAATGATAGGATTTAGAGAATCTAATTTAGTAAAAATAGATATTTTAGTAAGTGGACAAGCAGTCGATGCATTCTCATTTATAGCTCATAGTGATAATGCATATTATAGAGGACGTTCTATAGTTGAAAAATTAAAAGAAGTAATACCTAGACAACAATTTGAAATACCAATTCAAGCAGCACTTGGGACTAAGGTTATAGCAAGAGAAACAGTTAAAGCCTTAAGAAAAAATGTATTAGCAAAATGTTATGGTGGGGATATTACAAGAAAGAAAAAACTTCTTGAAAAACAAAAAGAAGGTAAGAAGCGTATGAAAGCTATAGGTAATGTTGAAATACCTCAAGAAGCATTCTTATCAGTATTAAAATTAAATGACTAG